A stretch of Usitatibacter palustris DNA encodes these proteins:
- a CDS encoding glutamine synthetase family protein: MKKQARKAVRTPSTANAAVLETIRNSGATKVKVAVSDIDGILRGKYLHRDKFFSAVEGGFGFCDVVFGWDAHDQCYDNTKLTGWHHGFPDAMVRLDLSTHRNVPWDNNVPFFLGNFVTPKGDPHPLCPRQVLKRVLARAEKMGFSAMVGSEYEFFNFSETPHTWNEKKGVGPTPITPGMFGYSLLRANLNREYFNALMDETGAFGIPIEGLHTETGPGVYEVAIQFSSALEAADRALLFKTAAKEIGSRFGVMPSFMAKWSAQYPGCSGHLHQSLSDGKKNLFHDPRGKHGGISKLFESYLAGQCAALMEMAPMFWPTVNSYKRLVDGFWAPVKPTWGVDNRTASFRVLPTGPKSTRLETRCPGADMNPYLATAAVIAAGLHGVEKGLKLTQKPITGTNQGSENIPRAPRTLIETTRIFEKSKVARDWFGDDFVEHFARTREWEWRQWLDAVTDWELKRYFEII; encoded by the coding sequence ATGAAGAAGCAGGCGCGCAAGGCTGTCCGCACACCGTCCACGGCGAATGCGGCGGTGCTCGAGACGATCCGCAATTCAGGGGCGACCAAGGTGAAGGTGGCCGTCTCCGACATCGACGGCATCCTGCGCGGCAAGTACCTCCACCGCGACAAGTTCTTCTCCGCGGTCGAAGGCGGCTTCGGTTTCTGCGACGTGGTCTTCGGCTGGGACGCGCACGACCAGTGCTACGACAACACCAAGCTGACCGGCTGGCACCACGGCTTCCCCGACGCGATGGTGCGGCTCGACCTCTCCACGCACCGCAACGTTCCCTGGGACAACAACGTCCCGTTCTTCCTCGGCAACTTCGTCACACCCAAGGGCGATCCGCATCCGCTCTGCCCGCGGCAGGTGCTCAAACGCGTGCTGGCGCGCGCCGAGAAGATGGGCTTCTCCGCGATGGTCGGCTCCGAATACGAGTTCTTCAATTTTTCCGAGACGCCGCACACATGGAACGAAAAGAAAGGCGTGGGCCCCACGCCGATCACGCCGGGCATGTTCGGCTACTCGCTGCTGCGCGCGAATCTCAACCGTGAGTACTTCAATGCGCTGATGGATGAGACGGGCGCCTTCGGCATCCCCATCGAGGGGCTGCATACGGAGACGGGCCCGGGCGTGTATGAGGTGGCCATCCAGTTCTCTTCGGCGCTCGAGGCTGCGGACCGTGCGCTGCTCTTCAAGACCGCCGCGAAGGAGATCGGCTCGCGCTTCGGCGTGATGCCGTCGTTCATGGCCAAGTGGAGCGCGCAATATCCGGGCTGCTCAGGTCATTTGCATCAGAGCCTCTCCGACGGCAAGAAGAACCTCTTCCACGATCCGCGCGGCAAGCATGGCGGCATCTCGAAGCTCTTCGAGAGTTACCTCGCGGGTCAGTGCGCCGCGCTCATGGAGATGGCGCCGATGTTCTGGCCGACCGTGAACTCCTACAAGCGCCTCGTCGACGGCTTCTGGGCGCCGGTAAAACCGACCTGGGGTGTGGACAACCGAACGGCAAGCTTTCGCGTGCTGCCCACCGGCCCGAAGAGCACGCGCCTCGAAACGCGCTGCCCGGGTGCGGACATGAATCCGTATCTCGCTACCGCGGCCGTCATCGCTGCCGGACTGCACGGCGTCGAGAAGGGATTGAAGCTCACGCAGAAACCGATCACCGGCACCAACCAGGGCTCGGAGAACATCCCGCGCGCGCCGCGCACGCTGATCGAGACCACCCGCATCTTCGAGAAGTCGAAGGTCGCGCGCGACTGGTTCGGCGACGACTTCGTCGAGCACTTCGCCCGCACCCGCGAATGGGAATGGCGCCAGTGGCTCGACGCGGTGACCGATTGGGAATTGAAGCGGTATTTCGAAATTATTTAG
- a CDS encoding zinc-binding metallopeptidase family protein produces the protein MSRSYRCRCGKPVFFDNTLCLACGATLGYLPDEGRVAALEAGPQPGTWTTSGRADVLKLCGNRHSPAGCNWLMYAANPKDLCIACRLNRTIPDVQDADNARYWGRIEGAKRRLTSQLIALGLPVRSKLHDDPERGLMFDFLRSPPKGPQVMTGHADGLITINVEEADDAKREQIRHAMREPYRTLLGHFRHEVGHYYWDRLVWNTRWLEPFRNLFGDERASYADALKRNYEQGPPADWAHSYISSYATMHPWEDWAETWAHYMHVVDTLATAMGFSLDPHNLEGHIEPFGPDALYAPDDPNATRFLELLNGWLEIVMVLNEMARSMGQPDFYPFVMCKPAVAKLQFVQMVVLDSRSNPEL, from the coding sequence TTGTCGCGTTCCTACCGATGCCGCTGCGGCAAACCCGTCTTCTTCGACAACACGCTGTGCCTCGCGTGTGGCGCGACGCTCGGGTACCTGCCCGACGAAGGCCGCGTCGCGGCGCTGGAGGCCGGCCCGCAGCCGGGCACGTGGACCACTTCGGGCCGGGCCGACGTGCTGAAGCTCTGCGGCAACCGCCATTCGCCTGCGGGCTGCAACTGGTTGATGTACGCGGCCAACCCGAAGGACCTCTGCATCGCATGCCGGCTCAACCGGACGATCCCCGATGTGCAGGACGCGGACAACGCCCGGTATTGGGGCCGAATCGAGGGCGCCAAGCGCCGGCTGACCTCGCAGCTGATCGCATTGGGGCTGCCGGTGCGCTCGAAGCTGCATGACGATCCCGAGCGCGGACTGATGTTCGATTTCCTGCGCTCCCCTCCCAAGGGACCGCAGGTGATGACCGGCCATGCGGACGGCCTGATCACGATCAACGTGGAAGAAGCGGACGATGCCAAGCGCGAGCAGATCCGCCACGCGATGCGCGAACCGTACCGCACGCTGCTCGGCCACTTCCGCCACGAGGTCGGCCATTACTACTGGGACCGGCTGGTCTGGAATACCCGGTGGCTGGAGCCCTTCCGCAATTTGTTCGGCGACGAGCGCGCGAGCTACGCCGACGCACTCAAGCGCAACTACGAGCAGGGACCGCCGGCGGACTGGGCGCACTCGTACATCAGCTCCTACGCGACCATGCACCCGTGGGAGGACTGGGCCGAGACGTGGGCCCACTACATGCACGTGGTCGACACCCTTGCCACCGCCATGGGCTTCTCGCTCGATCCGCATAACCTCGAAGGCCACATCGAGCCCTTCGGACCGGATGCGCTCTACGCGCCCGATGATCCCAACGCGACGCGCTTCCTCGAGCTCCTCAATGGCTGGCTGGAGATCGTCATGGTGTTGAACGAGATGGCCCGCAGCATGGGGCAGCCGGATTTCTATCCCTTCGTCATGTGCAAGCCCGCCGTGGCCAAGCTGCAGTTCGTGCAGATGGTCGTCCTCGATTCGAGGAGCAATCCTGAGCTCTGA
- a CDS encoding branched-chain amino acid ABC transporter permease translates to MDAAVLQLLNGLDKGGAYALIALGLTLIFGTLGVVNFAHGALFMIGGFCAVTTQKLLTLSKSVKDESVTFFDSYTKIPYLKLWWGETGERIIDYSVPLSILLAIPVMLLIGVAIERGLIRHFYRRTHADQILVTFGLAIVLQEIVKASFGANPIPMPAPAVVAGSAAVGSWIGLSDAVSYPWWRLVYFFFSVAVISAVFAFLRFTTFGMVVRAGMRDRETVGLFGIDIERRFTIVFGIAVVVAGLAGAMYTPILSPDYHMGMEFLVLSFVVVVVGGMGSLGGAVAAGFLLGILQSFASMNEVKSLIPGIDQIIIYLVAVAILLVRPRGLMGRAGVMET, encoded by the coding sequence ATGGACGCAGCGGTCCTTCAGCTGCTGAACGGGCTGGACAAGGGCGGGGCCTATGCGCTGATCGCGCTGGGCCTCACCCTCATCTTCGGCACGCTCGGGGTCGTGAACTTCGCGCACGGCGCGCTCTTCATGATCGGCGGCTTCTGCGCGGTGACCACGCAGAAGCTGCTCACGCTGTCGAAGAGCGTGAAGGATGAAAGCGTCACGTTCTTCGATTCCTATACGAAGATCCCCTACCTGAAGCTCTGGTGGGGCGAGACGGGCGAGCGAATCATCGACTACTCGGTGCCGCTGTCGATCCTGCTCGCGATTCCGGTGATGCTCCTCATCGGTGTCGCGATCGAGCGCGGCCTCATCCGCCATTTCTACCGCCGCACGCACGCCGACCAGATCCTCGTGACCTTCGGCCTCGCGATCGTGCTCCAGGAAATCGTGAAGGCCTCCTTCGGCGCGAACCCGATCCCGATGCCCGCCCCCGCGGTCGTCGCGGGCAGCGCCGCCGTGGGCTCGTGGATCGGTCTCTCGGACGCGGTGAGCTACCCGTGGTGGCGCCTCGTGTATTTCTTCTTTTCAGTCGCGGTGATCAGCGCGGTGTTCGCCTTCCTGCGCTTCACCACGTTCGGCATGGTGGTGCGCGCGGGCATGCGCGACCGCGAGACGGTCGGGCTCTTCGGCATCGACATCGAGCGGCGCTTCACGATCGTCTTCGGCATCGCGGTGGTGGTCGCCGGGCTCGCGGGCGCGATGTACACGCCCATCCTCTCGCCCGATTACCACATGGGGATGGAATTCCTCGTGCTGTCGTTCGTCGTGGTGGTGGTGGGCGGCATGGGCTCGCTCGGCGGCGCGGTCGCTGCCGGGTTCCTGCTGGGCATCCTGCAATCCTTCGCGTCGATGAACGAGGTGAAGAGCCTCATCCCCGGCATCGACCAGATCATCATCTATCTCGTCGCGGTGGCGATCCTGCTGGTGCGTCCGCGCGGCCTGATGGGACGGGCCGGAGTGATGGAGACATGA
- a CDS encoding branched-chain amino acid ABC transporter permease: MSARFEPGDVARKDNLLLMGFAAAVLTMPLWMQPFGAAYPDLLQRFAIFGIFAIGFNILFGLTGYLSFGHAAFLGVGSYTAVWAFKLLTVNVLPAIVFAMLVSGLFALAIGFVSLRRSGIYFSILTLAFAQMCYNLAYSVLTPITNGETSLQITRTDPRVLDTWISGASALIPATNLFGLEMKGYPGFYFCAALLIGAFYVAMRISRSPFGTMLRAIKSNQNRLNYTGVHTRPYALAAFVISGVYAGLAGGLLACTDPLAGAERMQWTASGEVVLMTILGGVGTLLGPFLGAVIIKFLENIFSAFNDQTLHSAFGFLPDGLENVVVQVTGLFVGEGWHLTLGALFMLLVIFLPGGVMEGVRRVGGLLQGLKAAPRAGVRRATPADSAASGE; encoded by the coding sequence ATGAGCGCGCGCTTCGAGCCGGGCGACGTCGCCCGCAAGGACAACCTGCTGCTCATGGGTTTCGCGGCGGCGGTGCTCACGATGCCGCTGTGGATGCAGCCCTTCGGCGCCGCGTATCCGGACCTCCTGCAGCGCTTCGCGATCTTCGGCATCTTCGCGATCGGCTTCAACATTCTCTTCGGCCTCACGGGTTACCTCTCGTTCGGCCATGCGGCGTTCCTCGGCGTGGGCTCGTACACGGCGGTGTGGGCGTTCAAGCTGCTCACGGTGAACGTGCTGCCCGCGATCGTGTTCGCGATGCTGGTCTCGGGCCTCTTCGCGCTCGCCATCGGCTTCGTGAGCCTGCGGCGCTCGGGTATCTACTTCTCGATCCTCACGCTCGCGTTCGCGCAGATGTGCTACAACCTCGCGTACTCGGTGCTCACGCCGATCACCAACGGCGAGACGAGCCTGCAGATCACGCGCACCGATCCGCGCGTGCTCGACACCTGGATCTCGGGTGCGAGCGCCCTCATCCCGGCGACCAATCTCTTCGGCCTCGAGATGAAGGGATATCCGGGGTTCTATTTCTGCGCGGCGCTGCTGATCGGCGCGTTCTACGTCGCGATGCGCATTTCGCGCTCGCCCTTCGGCACGATGCTTCGCGCGATCAAGTCGAACCAGAACCGGCTCAACTACACCGGCGTCCACACGCGGCCCTACGCGCTCGCGGCGTTCGTGATCTCGGGTGTCTACGCGGGACTCGCCGGCGGCTTGCTCGCGTGCACCGATCCGCTCGCCGGCGCCGAGCGCATGCAGTGGACCGCCTCCGGCGAGGTGGTGCTCATGACGATCCTCGGCGGCGTGGGCACGCTCCTGGGCCCGTTCCTGGGCGCGGTCATCATCAAGTTCCTCGAGAACATCTTCTCGGCGTTCAACGACCAGACGCTGCACAGCGCATTTGGTTTCCTGCCCGACGGGCTGGAGAACGTGGTGGTGCAGGTGACGGGGCTCTTCGTGGGCGAGGGCTGGCACCTCACCCTGGGCGCCCTCTTCATGCTGCTCGTGATCTTCCTGCCTGGTGGGGTGATGGAAGGCGTACGGCGCGTGGGCGGCCTCCTTCAGGGGTTGAAGGCCGCCCCGCGTGCCGGCGTTCGCCGTGCCACCCCGGCCGATTCGGCCGCTTCCGGGGAATAG
- a CDS encoding iron-containing alcohol dehydrogenase → MSINKFSFPTIIHFGAGARALVADHLKANGIRRPLIVTDKGLAPLPILADFRASLKGLEVETFAGVFGNPTKSQVDAGAAAARAHKADCVIGFGGGAALDVAKAVALMTTHDGDVLQYAWDHPQVLPITKALPYFIALPTTSGTGSEVGRSSVISHDETHVKKIIFNPVLLAKAVFADPELTLALPPHVTAATGMDALTHNVESYLSPAYHPLCDGIALEGARIAAHALEKAVKEPSNLQARSDMMMSSLMGAIAFQKDLGAVHSCAHALGTVMDMHHGLANGVMIDFVMRFNIPACGPKMAELARVCGAGSTPEDFVTWLAALKQRVGLPANLAPLGVTRSHIPALVDIAIVDTCHQTNPRPCTRADFEALFSAALQ, encoded by the coding sequence ATGTCCATCAACAAATTCTCCTTCCCCACCATCATTCACTTCGGCGCCGGTGCCCGAGCGCTCGTTGCCGATCACCTCAAGGCCAACGGCATCCGCCGTCCGCTCATCGTCACCGACAAGGGCCTGGCACCCCTGCCGATCCTCGCGGACTTCCGCGCTTCGCTGAAGGGCCTCGAGGTCGAGACCTTCGCCGGCGTCTTCGGCAATCCGACGAAGTCGCAGGTCGATGCCGGTGCGGCCGCTGCACGCGCGCACAAGGCCGACTGCGTGATCGGCTTCGGCGGTGGCGCGGCGCTCGATGTCGCGAAAGCCGTGGCCCTCATGACCACGCACGACGGTGACGTCCTGCAATACGCCTGGGACCATCCGCAGGTCCTGCCGATCACCAAGGCGCTGCCCTACTTCATCGCACTCCCGACCACCAGCGGCACGGGGAGCGAAGTCGGCCGCTCGAGCGTGATCTCGCACGACGAGACGCACGTGAAGAAGATCATCTTCAATCCGGTGCTGCTCGCGAAGGCCGTGTTCGCGGATCCGGAACTCACCCTCGCGCTTCCGCCACACGTCACGGCCGCGACCGGCATGGACGCCCTCACCCACAACGTCGAGAGCTATCTCTCGCCCGCGTACCACCCGCTGTGCGACGGCATCGCCCTCGAAGGCGCGCGCATCGCCGCGCACGCGCTCGAGAAGGCGGTGAAGGAACCGTCGAACCTGCAGGCGCGCTCGGACATGATGATGTCGTCGCTCATGGGCGCCATCGCTTTCCAGAAGGACCTCGGCGCCGTGCATTCGTGTGCGCATGCGCTCGGCACCGTGATGGACATGCACCACGGCCTCGCCAACGGCGTGATGATCGACTTCGTGATGCGCTTCAACATTCCCGCGTGCGGCCCGAAGATGGCCGAGCTCGCGCGCGTGTGCGGCGCCGGTTCGACGCCCGAGGATTTCGTGACATGGCTCGCGGCGCTGAAGCAGCGCGTCGGGCTCCCCGCGAACCTCGCCCCGCTCGGCGTCACGCGTTCGCACATCCCCGCGCTCGTGGACATCGCGATCGTGGACACCTGCCACCAGACGAATCCGCGGCCCTGCACGCGCGCCGACTTCGAGGCGCTGTTCAGCGCGGCCCTTCAATGA
- a CDS encoding ABC transporter ATP-binding protein yields MSALPQQQASPGAYFSCRDLHAYYGESYIVQGVSFEVNEGEIVALLGRNGAGKTSTLRTIARLADPQLRQGEIWLAGKPLHTMSSWQAARHGVGLVPEDRRIIGGLTVEENLKLARIERPVGWPLERLYEHFPKLAERRMQDAVTLSGGEQQMLAVARALGREVKLLLLDEPYEGLAPVIVREIEKILHEVKAAGFTTIIVEQNAVAALALADRAIILDMGEVVFDGSAREVMDNAELRREYLAI; encoded by the coding sequence GTGAGCGCCCTGCCGCAGCAACAAGCCAGCCCCGGTGCCTATTTCTCCTGCCGCGACCTGCACGCCTACTACGGCGAGAGCTACATCGTGCAGGGCGTCAGCTTCGAAGTGAACGAAGGCGAGATCGTCGCGCTGCTGGGCCGCAACGGCGCGGGGAAGACATCCACGCTGCGAACCATCGCGCGCCTCGCCGACCCGCAGTTGCGCCAGGGCGAGATCTGGCTCGCGGGCAAGCCGCTGCACACGATGTCGTCGTGGCAGGCGGCGCGCCACGGCGTGGGCCTCGTGCCCGAGGACCGGCGCATCATCGGCGGCCTCACGGTGGAAGAGAACCTCAAGCTCGCACGCATCGAGCGACCCGTGGGCTGGCCGCTCGAGCGCCTCTACGAGCACTTCCCCAAGCTCGCCGAGCGGCGCATGCAGGATGCCGTGACACTCTCCGGAGGCGAGCAGCAGATGCTCGCGGTGGCGCGCGCACTGGGGCGCGAGGTGAAGCTGCTGCTCCTCGACGAGCCCTACGAAGGCCTGGCCCCGGTGATCGTGCGCGAGATCGAGAAAATCCTGCACGAGGTGAAGGCCGCGGGATTCACCACCATCATCGTCGAGCAGAACGCGGTCGCGGCACTGGCACTCGCCGACCGCGCGATCATCCTCGACATGGGCGAGGTCGTCTTCGACGGATCGGCGCGCGAAGTCATGGACAACGCGGAACTGCGACGGGAATATCTGGCGATCTAG
- the glsA gene encoding glutaminase A: METAYARFRDERTGHVADYIPALAKADPDAFGICAAGTGGESFAVGDADVPFSIQSVSKPFVFALVCEALGAAEAAERLGVDATGMPFNSVMALELDADRATNPLVNSGAIATTSLVPGATVEERWDRLRAGLSRFAGRALAMDDDVYASEAATNLRNVGIAHLLRGYSRLFSDPDEAVDVYTRQCSLLVTARDLAIMGATLAGGGVQPVTGEQVISPDTCRRVLAVMATAGLYERSGSWLYDVGLPGKSGVSGGIVTVSPGKGAVAVWSPPLDAAGNSVRGQLATRFLSERLGLNLFASAASRN; encoded by the coding sequence GTGGAAACGGCCTACGCGCGTTTCCGCGACGAACGCACCGGCCACGTAGCGGACTACATCCCGGCGCTGGCGAAAGCCGATCCCGACGCCTTTGGCATCTGCGCGGCCGGCACTGGCGGCGAGAGTTTCGCCGTCGGTGACGCGGACGTGCCGTTCTCGATCCAGAGCGTCTCCAAGCCCTTCGTCTTCGCGCTGGTGTGCGAGGCGCTGGGCGCCGCGGAAGCCGCCGAGCGCCTGGGCGTGGATGCCACGGGCATGCCCTTCAATTCCGTGATGGCGTTGGAGCTCGACGCCGACCGCGCGACCAATCCCCTCGTGAACTCGGGTGCGATCGCAACGACGAGCCTCGTTCCGGGTGCGACCGTAGAGGAGCGCTGGGACCGCCTGCGTGCCGGACTCAGCCGCTTCGCCGGGCGCGCGCTCGCAATGGACGACGATGTGTACGCGTCCGAGGCCGCCACCAACTTGCGCAACGTCGGCATCGCCCATCTGCTGCGCGGTTACAGCCGCCTGTTCAGCGACCCCGACGAGGCGGTCGACGTCTACACGCGCCAGTGCTCGCTGCTCGTGACCGCACGCGACCTCGCCATCATGGGGGCCACGCTCGCGGGCGGCGGCGTGCAACCCGTCACCGGCGAGCAGGTGATCTCGCCCGACACCTGCAGGCGCGTGCTCGCGGTGATGGCCACCGCGGGTCTTTACGAACGCTCGGGTTCCTGGCTCTACGACGTCGGTCTTCCGGGAAAAAGCGGTGTGAGCGGCGGCATCGTCACGGTGTCGCCCGGCAAGGGCGCGGTGGCCGTCTGGTCGCCACCGCTGGACGCGGCAGGCAACAGCGTGCGCGGGCAACTCGCAACGCGTTTCCTCTCGGAGCGCCTGGGGCTTAACCTCTTCGCCTCGGCGGCATCCAGAAATTAA
- a CDS encoding metal-dependent hydrolase family protein, which produces MHPIFKHASSLAFAVACTAASAADTVITADRLLDVHSGRYIDKPAIHVRDEKIVAVKSQSEFTAPEGATRIDLAGMTLVPGLIDMHVHMDSDPTYGGYTRLQFTDRFWSMLMVVHARRTLDAGFTTVRNLGASDWNDVGLRQAIDAGKLIGPRVVTAGISFGSTGGHCDRTFFPPSFRAKNEYAADSPEEAVKSVRSVRKYGAQVIKICATGGVFSRNTEPGQQQMTLAEMKAIVDEAKMWGLKVAAHAHGASGIKDAIRAGVSTIEHASLIDDEGIALAKQHGAWLSMDIYNTEYTQSEGKKNGVLEENLKKDRDIGDIQRENFRKAHAAGAKMVFGTDAGIYPHGENAKQFAWMVKYGMTPLQAIQSATLNAAEALGRNDVGVVEAGRYADLIGVKGDPLRDVRALETVSAVVKGGTLIPTSR; this is translated from the coding sequence TTGCACCCCATTTTCAAACACGCCTCATCGCTGGCCTTCGCAGTCGCCTGCACCGCAGCTTCCGCCGCCGACACTGTCATCACCGCCGACCGCCTGCTCGATGTCCACAGCGGCCGCTACATCGACAAACCCGCGATCCACGTGCGTGACGAGAAAATCGTCGCGGTGAAGTCGCAATCCGAATTCACCGCGCCCGAAGGCGCGACGCGCATCGACCTCGCGGGCATGACGCTCGTGCCCGGCCTCATCGACATGCACGTACACATGGATAGTGACCCGACCTACGGCGGCTACACGCGCCTGCAATTCACCGACCGCTTCTGGTCGATGCTCATGGTGGTTCACGCACGCCGCACGCTCGATGCGGGCTTCACCACCGTGCGCAACCTGGGTGCGAGCGACTGGAACGACGTGGGCCTGCGCCAGGCGATCGATGCGGGCAAGCTCATCGGCCCGCGCGTCGTGACGGCCGGGATTTCCTTCGGCTCGACCGGCGGCCACTGCGACCGCACGTTCTTCCCGCCGTCGTTCCGCGCGAAGAACGAGTACGCCGCCGACAGCCCCGAGGAAGCGGTGAAGAGTGTCCGCAGCGTGCGCAAGTACGGCGCGCAGGTGATCAAGATTTGCGCGACCGGCGGCGTCTTCTCGCGCAACACCGAGCCCGGGCAACAGCAGATGACACTTGCCGAGATGAAGGCGATCGTCGACGAGGCGAAGATGTGGGGCCTCAAGGTCGCCGCACACGCGCATGGCGCCTCAGGCATCAAGGACGCGATTCGCGCCGGAGTCAGCACCATCGAGCACGCGAGCCTGATCGACGACGAAGGCATCGCGCTCGCCAAGCAGCACGGCGCCTGGCTCTCGATGGACATCTACAACACCGAGTACACGCAGTCCGAAGGAAAGAAGAACGGCGTGCTCGAGGAGAACCTCAAGAAGGATCGCGACATCGGCGACATCCAGCGCGAGAATTTCCGCAAGGCGCACGCCGCCGGCGCGAAGATGGTCTTCGGCACCGACGCCGGCATCTATCCGCACGGCGAGAACGCGAAGCAGTTCGCCTGGATGGTGAAGTACGGCATGACGCCGCTGCAGGCGATCCAGTCCGCCACGCTCAACGCCGCCGAGGCGCTGGGACGCAATGACGTCGGCGTGGTCGAAGCCGGCCGCTATGCCGACCTCATCGGCGTGAAGGGCGATCCCCTGCGCGACGTGAGGGCCCTCGAAACCGTTTCCGCCGTCGTCAAGGGCGGCACCCTCATTCCGACGAGTCGATAG
- a CDS encoding 5-formyltetrahydrofolate cyclo-ligase — MTWGDSLFPADDVPAWRKAERARLIAQREAVPLEERHTIDARITQFLITGFPLLAKLTIGFYWPMKGEVEPRFAIRHFRLQGARAALPVVVERGAPLKFVEWTPGCATRPGVFGLPVPIGDEVVPDAVLVPPVGFGARGYRLGYGGGYFDRTLAALSPRPIAIALAREASRIETIHPQPHDVPMDFIVTEEGIHHVSAEGMHRLTRVEEAARLADRLRETATRHLR; from the coding sequence ATGACCTGGGGAGATTCGCTGTTCCCCGCCGACGATGTCCCCGCCTGGCGCAAGGCGGAGCGCGCGCGGCTGATCGCGCAGCGCGAGGCGGTGCCGCTCGAAGAGCGCCATACGATCGATGCGCGGATTACCCAGTTCCTGATCACGGGGTTCCCGCTGCTCGCGAAGCTCACCATCGGGTTCTATTGGCCCATGAAGGGCGAGGTCGAACCGCGTTTCGCCATTCGCCATTTCCGCCTCCAGGGCGCACGCGCCGCGTTGCCCGTCGTGGTCGAGCGCGGCGCTCCCCTGAAATTCGTCGAGTGGACGCCGGGTTGCGCCACCCGCCCCGGCGTCTTCGGCTTGCCCGTGCCGATCGGCGACGAGGTCGTGCCCGACGCTGTCCTGGTCCCCCCGGTGGGCTTCGGCGCTCGCGGCTACCGGCTCGGTTACGGCGGGGGCTACTTCGACCGAACCCTCGCCGCGCTCTCGCCCCGGCCGATCGCCATCGCCCTGGCGCGCGAAGCGAGCCGCATCGAAACCATCCACCCCCAGCCGCACGACGTCCCGATGGACTTCATCGTGACGGAGGAAGGCATCCATCACGTGAGCGCGGAGGGCATGCACCGGTTGACCCGGGTCGAGGAGGCCGCGCGCCTGGCCGATCGCCTGCGCGAGACTGCGACGCGGCACTTGCGATAA
- a CDS encoding ABC transporter ATP-binding protein — protein sequence MSLLQVQMVNKSFAGLRALSDVNLNVEEGTVHAIIGPNGAGKSTLLNCFVGRLAPDTGSVLFDGKSLVGLAPHEINQAGVARVFQTPEVFSDLTLEENVTIPTLARRDGPFALNAWRRLGSRRDVREKAMHILEDVGLADERGRTAGTLSRGDKRRLELAMCLVQEPKLLLLDEPTAGMSRADTEKTIELLKRIGERRITKVIIEHDMQVVFSLAHRISVLAQGTVIAEGDPASIKADARVQEAYLGGTHA from the coding sequence ATGTCGCTCCTGCAGGTCCAGATGGTCAACAAGAGCTTCGCCGGGCTGCGCGCCCTCTCCGACGTGAACCTCAACGTCGAGGAAGGCACCGTGCACGCGATCATCGGCCCCAACGGCGCGGGCAAGTCCACGCTCCTCAATTGCTTCGTCGGTCGCCTCGCGCCCGACACCGGCAGCGTCCTCTTCGACGGCAAGTCGCTCGTCGGCCTCGCGCCGCACGAGATCAATCAAGCCGGTGTCGCGCGCGTCTTCCAGACCCCCGAGGTGTTCTCCGACCTGACGCTCGAGGAGAACGTCACGATCCCGACGCTCGCGCGCCGCGATGGTCCCTTCGCGCTGAACGCGTGGCGGCGCCTGGGCTCGCGCCGCGACGTGCGCGAAAAGGCGATGCACATCCTCGAGGACGTGGGACTCGCCGACGAGCGCGGGCGCACGGCGGGCACGCTCTCGCGCGGCGACAAGCGCCGCCTCGAGCTCGCGATGTGCCTGGTCCAGGAACCGAAGCTGCTGTTGCTCGACGAGCCCACCGCGGGCATGTCGCGCGCGGACACGGAGAAGACGATCGAGCTGCTCAAACGCATCGGCGAGCGGCGCATCACGAAGGTCATCATCGAGCACGACATGCAGGTGGTGTTCTCGCTCGCCCATCGCATCAGCGTGCTCGCGCAGGGCACCGTGATCGCCGAAGGCGATCCGGCCTCGATCAAGGCCGACGCGCGGGTGCAGGAAGCCTATCTCGGAGGTACGCACGCGTGA